The Rhodocytophaga rosea genome has a segment encoding these proteins:
- a CDS encoding radical SAM protein: MKLVKKQLFPHLKAALLRKAYVSAYWKIPGLLPDIKNPEIIEVELTNDCNMGCLHCHRTLFMKRAVGFMEFETFKKIVDEIAQYPVKFLRICGQGEPSLHPQFREIMAYASGKDIKIEITTNGEIFELFPFEEILRWDIDIIGVSVDGIDGPSYNKIRKGGDYDRLKQNITGFYEFRNRANKKYPMLCVRNVILPSYTPQQIENFNLQWGKSTDQVTHNTFHDIIQKSSTQGYNRCTDIFFYAHFNFDGSIRQCAYGFLYGSHEKIGNIKNDSIRNMWNSQTMRNLRWRHYKKDFPEVCKKCHETSKKHVGHQNSRIYNTSKNGVVKLLNRVINIT; this comes from the coding sequence ATGAAACTGGTAAAAAAACAACTTTTCCCCCATTTAAAAGCTGCTTTGCTTCGAAAAGCTTATGTTTCCGCTTATTGGAAAATTCCGGGATTACTCCCGGATATAAAAAATCCTGAAATCATAGAAGTAGAGCTCACCAACGACTGTAATATGGGCTGTTTGCATTGTCACAGAACCCTGTTCATGAAAAGAGCCGTAGGCTTTATGGAGTTCGAGACTTTTAAAAAGATCGTCGATGAAATTGCCCAGTATCCGGTTAAGTTTTTACGCATTTGTGGACAAGGGGAACCTTCGCTCCATCCGCAGTTTCGTGAGATCATGGCATATGCTTCCGGGAAAGATATCAAGATTGAAATTACCACCAATGGTGAAATATTTGAACTGTTCCCTTTTGAAGAAATCCTTCGGTGGGATATCGATATCATAGGCGTATCGGTGGATGGAATCGACGGACCCTCCTACAATAAGATCAGGAAAGGAGGGGATTATGATCGGTTAAAACAGAATATAACCGGATTTTACGAATTCAGGAACCGGGCTAACAAAAAGTATCCCATGCTTTGTGTGCGTAATGTCATTCTGCCCAGTTATACGCCGCAGCAAATAGAAAATTTCAATCTGCAATGGGGAAAATCAACAGATCAGGTAACCCATAATACGTTCCATGATATTATTCAAAAGTCTTCCACACAAGGATATAACCGGTGCACCGATATTTTCTTTTATGCTCACTTTAACTTCGATGGAAGCATCAGGCAATGTGCTTATGGGTTTCTGTATGGCAGTCATGAAAAAATAGGTAACATCAAAAATGACAGCATTCGAAATATGTGGAATTCACAGACTATGCGAAATTTACGCTGGCGCCACTACAAAAAGGATTTTCCGGAAGTATGTAAAAAATGCCATGAAACTTCTAAAAAACATGTGGGGCATCAAAACTCCCGCATATATAACACCTCTAAAAATGGCGTAGTAAAGCTGCTTAACCGAGTCATTAATATCACTTAG
- a CDS encoding acyltransferase translates to MTLLKFINKTYKFLYFKLAGFISWIITWIKFKLNGVYFSPEFISGGVPIIKVELTGRFTIGKKFKINNGKYHNMIGRQQPCYFLVGKNGVLKIGNNVGISSSAIVCHHKVEISDDVKIGGNVVIYDTDFHSLNYMERNATPEIYDNIKTAPVIIKEGAFIITGAHSIILKGVSIGKNSIVGAGSVVTKSIPDNQVWAGNPARFIKSI, encoded by the coding sequence ATGACGCTATTAAAATTTATAAATAAGACTTACAAATTTCTATATTTTAAGTTAGCAGGTTTTATTTCATGGATAATCACTTGGATAAAGTTTAAATTAAATGGCGTTTATTTTAGTCCGGAATTTATTTCGGGTGGTGTTCCCATTATTAAGGTTGAATTAACAGGAAGATTTACCATTGGTAAAAAATTTAAAATCAATAATGGGAAATATCATAATATGATAGGAAGGCAACAGCCATGTTATTTTCTAGTTGGAAAAAATGGTGTATTAAAAATAGGAAATAATGTAGGAATAAGTAGTAGTGCGATAGTGTGTCATCATAAAGTTGAGATCAGTGATGATGTTAAGATTGGGGGTAATGTTGTTATCTATGATACAGATTTTCATTCTTTAAATTACATGGAAAGAAATGCTACTCCCGAAATTTATGATAATATAAAGACTGCCCCGGTAATTATAAAAGAAGGAGCTTTTATAATTACCGGGGCACATAGTATTATACTTAAAGGGGTAAGTATAGGAAAAAACTCAATCGTTGGTGCCGGTTCAGTAGTTACCAAATCCATTCCAGACAATCAGGTATGGGCTGGAAATCCTGCCAGATTTATTAAAAGTATTTAG
- a CDS encoding TetR/AcrR family transcriptional regulator gives MRTRDREKEKLVIEKAIELLVKDGFEGFSMGKLAKACNISVATLYIYYKDKDDLIKKLGVEEVRRMMELMTKDFSPDMSFKEGLKKQWENRAGYALTNPNRAEFSEIILNSPHCKYVLTEVNSDLKVILETFIQKAIKNKELLPMPMAVFWSVAYGPLYNLLRFHKEAEVRGKSFTFSNEIMYQTLELVLKALKP, from the coding sequence ATGCGAACCAGAGATAGAGAAAAAGAAAAACTGGTTATAGAAAAAGCCATCGAACTTCTGGTAAAAGATGGATTTGAAGGTTTTAGTATGGGAAAACTTGCAAAAGCCTGTAATATTTCCGTAGCCACCCTCTACATTTATTATAAAGACAAAGATGATCTGATTAAAAAGCTTGGCGTGGAAGAGGTCCGCCGGATGATGGAATTGATGACAAAAGACTTTTCTCCCGACATGTCTTTTAAAGAAGGCTTAAAGAAGCAGTGGGAGAACAGAGCCGGGTATGCGCTCACCAACCCGAATAGGGCTGAATTCTCTGAAATTATCCTGAATTCTCCCCACTGTAAATATGTACTGACTGAAGTAAACAGCGATTTGAAGGTGATCCTGGAAACTTTCATTCAAAAAGCAATCAAAAATAAAGAATTACTGCCAATGCCGATGGCTGTATTCTGGAGTGTGGCCTACGGACCGCTATACAATTTGCTACGTTTTCATAAAGAAGCGGAAGTTAGAGGTAAGTCTTTTACATTTTCAAATGAAATTATGTATCAAACACTTGAACTGGTATTGAAGGCATTGAAACCGTAA